A single Lactuca sativa cultivar Salinas chromosome 8, Lsat_Salinas_v11, whole genome shotgun sequence DNA region contains:
- the LOC111909628 gene encoding uncharacterized protein LOC111909628 isoform X2, with protein MDNPTPLTASPGSVRNWNDDTPRVKILCSFNGGILPRPQDGKLRYVGGETRILSVPRDIAFKELMSRMKELFDGATVLKYKQPDEDLDALVSVVNDDDVTNMMEEYDKLGSGDGFTRLRVFLFSNSELDDPLHFLDTDGRDSERRYVDALNSLHDSPEYGKQQMSEFQGMSPMDDSQLTEYSFNQLNLDGGIHNPRNYDTHMPPINLHHLTIPHMGPSQHQQPLSPAYYSPRHPGNDFPTSPSCSYYHSPYGEPAAEDYYRHHHVNHLSPIDHQSQLPIPNTNMFEGNNVFDQCTPPFSRNQTPELPNTGNGFHQFPHPYYIREQNEPRTFYNGPTGYPDSYPIPSPYNISRDDRTHYIRHRHEFGNEMFHDQITRYGNFPYAYGPENIQHSSSNNGHIQNSYWRDVQSPMHGSPSNETPISPQQQENGIPRLRIEVEHLNPLVDPTHKLTRYNESDVSDYYPVRPLKLLPNSYNLEDHNIAPEPVIPVQSNDSVLGFDQSPSFVDHKSLSLNTMNRKTTQNTNDNTEPLIKIDGRNGSESLKESEQATTNSLGVNASHSHEKGEAKGEDLNFVPQFVESVKKAALECVEEVKGEVEEVVDSALEKVVEVKGEPTQELDVVDAPEDLELDSDTGTESISKIEPTKAEEEAIARGLQTIKNDDLEEIRQLGSGTYGAVYHGKWKGSDVAIKRIKASCFAGKPSERERMIADFWKEASMLSSLHHPNVVSFYGIVRDGPDGSLATVTEYMINGSLKQFLKKKDRTIDRRKRLIIAMDAAFGMEYLHGKNIVHFDLKCENLLVNMRDPHRPICKIGDLGLSKVKQQTMVSGGVRGTLPWMAPELLSGKSQMVTEKIDVYSFGVVMWELLTGDEPYTNMHCASIIGGIVNGTLRPTIPTWCDPEWKSLMERCWSADPHERPSFLEIAQKLRTMAAAMNVK; from the exons ATGGACAACCCTACTCCATTAACAGCCTCTCCGGGTTCAGTCCGGAACTGGAACGACGATACTCCTCGCGTGAAGATCTTATGTAGCTTTAATGGTGGCATACTACCACGGCCACAAGACGGAAAACTTAGGTACGTTGGTGGTGAAACACGGATTTTAAGTGTTCCCAGAGACATTGCATTCAAAGAACTAATGTCAAGGATGAAAGAATTGTTTGATGGGGCGACTGTTTTGAAATATAAACAACCTGATGAAGATCTTGATGCTCTGGTTTCAGTAGTGAACGATGATGATGTGACAAATATGATGGAGGAATACGACAAGTTAGGTTCAGGGGATGGATTTACTAGGCTTAGGGTATTCTTGTTTTCAAATTCTGAACTTGATGATCCTCTACACTTTCTAGATACCGATGGGAGAGATAGTGAGAGAAGATATGTAGATGCTTTGAACAGTCTTCATGACTCCCCTGAGTATGGAAAACAACAAATGAGTGAGTTTCAAGGAATGTCTCCCATGGATGACTCTCAGTTAACAGAATATTCCTTTAATCAGTTAAATCTAGATGGTGGTATTCATAATCCAAGAAACTATGACACACATATGCCACCTATTAACTTGCATCACCTTACAATCCCTCATATGGGTCCATCGCAACACCAACAACCTCTAAGCCCTGCATACTACTCCCCTAGACACCCTGGAAATGACTTTCCAACTTCTCCTTCATGTTCTTATTATCATAGTCCTTATGGTGAACCAGCAGCAGAAGATTACTACAGACATCATCATGTTAATCATCTTTCCCCAATTGATCACCAATCCCAATTACCAATCCCAAATACCAACATGTTTGAAGGAAACAATGTTTTTGATCAATGTACTCCTCCTTTTTCAAGAAACCAAACTCCGGAATTACCCAACACCGGAAACGGATTCCACCAATTCCCCCATCCATATTACATTAGAGAACAAAATGAACCTAGAACTTTCTACAATGGGCCCACAGGGTATCCAGATAGTTATCCAATTCCATCACCTTATAATATCTCACGTGATGATAGAACACATTACATTCGTCATAGACATGAATTTGGTAATGAAATGTTTCATGATCAAATTACTCGATATGGAAACTTTCCATATGCTTATGGACCTGAGAATATTCAACATTCATCATCTAATAATGGACACATACAAAATTCTTATTGGAGAGATGTTCAAAGCCCAATGCATGGGTCTCCATCAAATGAAACACCAATTtcaccacaacaacaagaaaatgGTATTCCTAGGCTTCGAATTGAGGTGGAGCATCTGAATCCTTTGGTGGACCCCACTCATAAATTGACACGTTACAATGAGAGTGATGTATCTGATTATTACCCTGTACGCCCTTTGAAACTTCTGCCAAATTCTTACAATCTTGAGGATCATAACATAGCTCCTGAACCTGTTATCCCTGTCCAATCTAATGATTCGGTGCTGGGGTTTGACCAATCACCAAGTTTCGTTGACCATAAATCACTTTCTTTGAACACCATGAATAGAAAAACAACACAAAACACCAATGACAACACTGAACCATTGATAAAGATAGATGGAAGAAATGGTTCTGAAAGTTTGAAGGAATCAGAGCAAGCAACAACAAATTCCCTTGGAGTCAATGCTTCTCATTCTCATGAAAAAGGGGAAGCTAAAGGCGAAGACTTGAATTTTGTTCCTCAATTTGTTGAATCTGTGAAAAAAGCAGCTTTAGAATGTGTTGAGGAGGTCAAAGGTGAAGTTGAAGAAGTTGTTGATTCTGCCCTTGAGAAAGTTGTTGAGGTCAAAGGGGAACCCACTCAAGAATTAGATGTTGTG GATGCACCTGAGGATTTGGAGTTGGACTCTGATACTGGGACTGAAAGCATTTCAAAGATTGAACCAACAAAAGCTGAGGAGGAAGCCATTGCTAGAGGATTGCAG ACCATAAAGAACGATGATTTGGAGGAGATACGCCAGTTAGGATCAGGTACATATGGAGCTGTTTATCATGGAAAGTGGAAGGGTTCTGATGTTGCAATCAAGAGAATTAAAGCCAGTTGCTTTGCTGGAAAACCATCTGAAAGGGAACGTATG aTTGCAGATTTCTGGAAGGAGGCGTCAATGTTAAGTTCATTGCACCACCCAAATGTCGTCTCCTTTTATGGTATAGTTCGTGATGGGCCAGATGGGTCTTTGGCAACTGTAACAGAGTACATGATCAATGGATCTTTAAAGCAGTTTTTAAAGAAAAAGGACAG AACGATAGATCGGCGTAAAAGACTTATCATAGCCATGGATGCTGCTTTTGGAATGGAATATTTGCATGGAAAGAATATCGTACACTTTGACCTAAAGTGTGAAAATTTGCTAGTAAACATGAGAGATCCACATAGACCAATTTGCAAG attGGAGATCTTGGCCTATCGAAGGTAAAACAACAAACAATGGTATCTGGAGGTGTTCGTGGAACTTTGCCTTGGATGGCACCTGAGCTTCTTAGTGGAAAAAGTCAAATGGTAACAGAAAAG ATTGATGTTTATTCATTTGGGGTTGTCATGTGGGAACTACTCACTGGAGATGAACCTTATACAAATATGCATTGTGCTTCCATTATTG GAGGAATTGTGAATGGAACGTTACGTCCAACAATACCAACATGGTGTGATCCTGAATGGAAGTCATTAATGGAAAGATGTTGGTCTGCTGATCCACATGAAAGACCATCTTTTCTAGAAATTGCTCAAAAGTTGAGAACAATGGCTGCAGCAATGAATGTCAAATAA
- the LOC111909628 gene encoding uncharacterized protein LOC111909628 isoform X1 encodes MDNPTPLTASPGSVRNWNDDTPRVKILCSFNGGILPRPQDGKLRYVGGETRILSVPRDIAFKELMSRMKELFDGATVLKYKQPDEDLDALVSVVNDDDVTNMMEEYDKLGSGDGFTRLRVFLFSNSELDDPLHFLDTDGRDSERRYVDALNSLHDSPEYGKQQMSEFQGMSPMDDSQLTEYSFNQLNLDGGIHNPRNYDTHMPPINLHHLTIPHMGPSQHQQPLSPAYYSPRHPGNDFPTSPSCSYYHSPYGEPAAEDYYRHHHVNHLSPIDHQSQLPIPNTNMFEGNNVFDQCTPPFSRNQTPELPNTGNGFHQFPHPYYIREQNEPRTFYNGPTGYPDSYPIPSPYNISRDDRTHYIRHRHEFGNEMFHDQITRYGNFPYAYGPENIQHSSSNNGHIQNSYWRDVQSPMHGSPSNETPISPQQQENGIPRLRIEVEHLNPLVDPTHKLTRYNESDVSDYYPVRPLKLLPNSYNLEDHNIAPEPVIPVQSNDSVLGFDQSPSFVDHKSLSLNTMNRKTTQNTNDNTEPLIKIDGRNGSESLKESEQATTNSLGVNASHSHEKGEAKGEDLNFVPQFVESVKKAALECVEEVKGEVEEVVDSALEKVVEVKGEPTQELDVVDAPEDLELDSDTGTESISKIEPTKAEEEAIARGLQTIKNDDLEEIRQLGSGTYGAVYHGKWKGSDVAIKRIKASCFAGKPSERERMVGIYILFLFLSWAYWSFDFFFYLQIADFWKEASMLSSLHHPNVVSFYGIVRDGPDGSLATVTEYMINGSLKQFLKKKDRTIDRRKRLIIAMDAAFGMEYLHGKNIVHFDLKCENLLVNMRDPHRPICKIGDLGLSKVKQQTMVSGGVRGTLPWMAPELLSGKSQMVTEKIDVYSFGVVMWELLTGDEPYTNMHCASIIGGIVNGTLRPTIPTWCDPEWKSLMERCWSADPHERPSFLEIAQKLRTMAAAMNVK; translated from the exons ATGGACAACCCTACTCCATTAACAGCCTCTCCGGGTTCAGTCCGGAACTGGAACGACGATACTCCTCGCGTGAAGATCTTATGTAGCTTTAATGGTGGCATACTACCACGGCCACAAGACGGAAAACTTAGGTACGTTGGTGGTGAAACACGGATTTTAAGTGTTCCCAGAGACATTGCATTCAAAGAACTAATGTCAAGGATGAAAGAATTGTTTGATGGGGCGACTGTTTTGAAATATAAACAACCTGATGAAGATCTTGATGCTCTGGTTTCAGTAGTGAACGATGATGATGTGACAAATATGATGGAGGAATACGACAAGTTAGGTTCAGGGGATGGATTTACTAGGCTTAGGGTATTCTTGTTTTCAAATTCTGAACTTGATGATCCTCTACACTTTCTAGATACCGATGGGAGAGATAGTGAGAGAAGATATGTAGATGCTTTGAACAGTCTTCATGACTCCCCTGAGTATGGAAAACAACAAATGAGTGAGTTTCAAGGAATGTCTCCCATGGATGACTCTCAGTTAACAGAATATTCCTTTAATCAGTTAAATCTAGATGGTGGTATTCATAATCCAAGAAACTATGACACACATATGCCACCTATTAACTTGCATCACCTTACAATCCCTCATATGGGTCCATCGCAACACCAACAACCTCTAAGCCCTGCATACTACTCCCCTAGACACCCTGGAAATGACTTTCCAACTTCTCCTTCATGTTCTTATTATCATAGTCCTTATGGTGAACCAGCAGCAGAAGATTACTACAGACATCATCATGTTAATCATCTTTCCCCAATTGATCACCAATCCCAATTACCAATCCCAAATACCAACATGTTTGAAGGAAACAATGTTTTTGATCAATGTACTCCTCCTTTTTCAAGAAACCAAACTCCGGAATTACCCAACACCGGAAACGGATTCCACCAATTCCCCCATCCATATTACATTAGAGAACAAAATGAACCTAGAACTTTCTACAATGGGCCCACAGGGTATCCAGATAGTTATCCAATTCCATCACCTTATAATATCTCACGTGATGATAGAACACATTACATTCGTCATAGACATGAATTTGGTAATGAAATGTTTCATGATCAAATTACTCGATATGGAAACTTTCCATATGCTTATGGACCTGAGAATATTCAACATTCATCATCTAATAATGGACACATACAAAATTCTTATTGGAGAGATGTTCAAAGCCCAATGCATGGGTCTCCATCAAATGAAACACCAATTtcaccacaacaacaagaaaatgGTATTCCTAGGCTTCGAATTGAGGTGGAGCATCTGAATCCTTTGGTGGACCCCACTCATAAATTGACACGTTACAATGAGAGTGATGTATCTGATTATTACCCTGTACGCCCTTTGAAACTTCTGCCAAATTCTTACAATCTTGAGGATCATAACATAGCTCCTGAACCTGTTATCCCTGTCCAATCTAATGATTCGGTGCTGGGGTTTGACCAATCACCAAGTTTCGTTGACCATAAATCACTTTCTTTGAACACCATGAATAGAAAAACAACACAAAACACCAATGACAACACTGAACCATTGATAAAGATAGATGGAAGAAATGGTTCTGAAAGTTTGAAGGAATCAGAGCAAGCAACAACAAATTCCCTTGGAGTCAATGCTTCTCATTCTCATGAAAAAGGGGAAGCTAAAGGCGAAGACTTGAATTTTGTTCCTCAATTTGTTGAATCTGTGAAAAAAGCAGCTTTAGAATGTGTTGAGGAGGTCAAAGGTGAAGTTGAAGAAGTTGTTGATTCTGCCCTTGAGAAAGTTGTTGAGGTCAAAGGGGAACCCACTCAAGAATTAGATGTTGTG GATGCACCTGAGGATTTGGAGTTGGACTCTGATACTGGGACTGAAAGCATTTCAAAGATTGAACCAACAAAAGCTGAGGAGGAAGCCATTGCTAGAGGATTGCAG ACCATAAAGAACGATGATTTGGAGGAGATACGCCAGTTAGGATCAGGTACATATGGAGCTGTTTATCATGGAAAGTGGAAGGGTTCTGATGTTGCAATCAAGAGAATTAAAGCCAGTTGCTTTGCTGGAAAACCATCTGAAAGGGAACGTATGGTAGGCATATACATTCTTTTCCTCTTTCTTTCATGGGCATATTGGtcatttgacttttttttttatttacagaTTGCAGATTTCTGGAAGGAGGCGTCAATGTTAAGTTCATTGCACCACCCAAATGTCGTCTCCTTTTATGGTATAGTTCGTGATGGGCCAGATGGGTCTTTGGCAACTGTAACAGAGTACATGATCAATGGATCTTTAAAGCAGTTTTTAAAGAAAAAGGACAG AACGATAGATCGGCGTAAAAGACTTATCATAGCCATGGATGCTGCTTTTGGAATGGAATATTTGCATGGAAAGAATATCGTACACTTTGACCTAAAGTGTGAAAATTTGCTAGTAAACATGAGAGATCCACATAGACCAATTTGCAAG attGGAGATCTTGGCCTATCGAAGGTAAAACAACAAACAATGGTATCTGGAGGTGTTCGTGGAACTTTGCCTTGGATGGCACCTGAGCTTCTTAGTGGAAAAAGTCAAATGGTAACAGAAAAG ATTGATGTTTATTCATTTGGGGTTGTCATGTGGGAACTACTCACTGGAGATGAACCTTATACAAATATGCATTGTGCTTCCATTATTG GAGGAATTGTGAATGGAACGTTACGTCCAACAATACCAACATGGTGTGATCCTGAATGGAAGTCATTAATGGAAAGATGTTGGTCTGCTGATCCACATGAAAGACCATCTTTTCTAGAAATTGCTCAAAAGTTGAGAACAATGGCTGCAGCAATGAATGTCAAATAA